A window of the Herpetosiphon gulosus genome harbors these coding sequences:
- a CDS encoding response regulator, protein MGMILVVDDNGDNRFLLQQMLSLNGYSVISAVNGQDALDKVHNTTPDLVLMDMAMPVKDGWTATAELKAQSRYSHIPVIAVTGHTTYNELSRATAAGCIDHLEKPIDYEVLVRKVAQYLKKNEKQLALGA, encoded by the coding sequence ATGGGGATGATTTTAGTTGTTGATGATAATGGCGATAACCGTTTCTTGCTTCAACAGATGTTATCGTTGAATGGCTATAGCGTGATTAGTGCTGTGAATGGGCAAGATGCCCTCGATAAAGTGCATAACACCACTCCCGATTTAGTATTGATGGATATGGCGATGCCAGTCAAAGATGGCTGGACGGCAACCGCCGAACTGAAAGCTCAAAGCCGCTATTCGCATATTCCAGTGATTGCAGTGACTGGACATACCACCTACAACGAACTATCACGCGCCACAGCGGCTGGCTGTATCGATCATCTCGAAAAGCCGATCGACTATGAAGTGCTCGTGCGCAAAGTGGCCCAATATCTAAAAAAAAATGAAAAACAATTGGCGCTAGGCGCTTAA
- a CDS encoding Flp family type IVb pilin has translation MFRSFFAKEEGQGLVEYALILALIAIVVIAVLTLLGKNVNNKLNTVATALN, from the coding sequence ATGTTTCGTTCATTTTTCGCTAAAGAAGAAGGCCAAGGCTTGGTTGAATACGCTTTGATCCTCGCCTTGATCGCTATCGTTGTTATCGCTGTCTTGACCTTGCTCGGCAAGAACGTCAACAACAAACTCAACACCGTTGCTACCGCTTTGAACTAG
- a CDS encoding ATP-binding protein, translated as MRLSFRTKLLGSIALDLALMIALGVFALNGFSNVFQKASMIEQITIPSLDLSDRINFISTKYHALQLEYIINNSAADKSRIEGEMQALEQQMDAAFAAYRQLDTTMVEGETLNAVAMAWQRFVQETNEQFLPTARLSNTGSVQPALNRLNPYYEDVLSATDILGQLSQNQANEALASVGQTFESVRLVIYGEIAFTVLLSGAIGLMLATRTARRIRNLTDATVAVAGGDLERTVQVRGGDELQTLASNFNSMVRSLREHRDMLELRNAELAESLYVQQQLTEDIIRRKQAEEMALRAQAAAEAASQAKSMFVATMSHELRTPLNAILGYTQLLHLGAKARGQEDVLPQLERIRLAGKHLLTLVSNVLDFSKIEHGKMNLDLGDVQLASLVDEVMGIVQPLAEARFDQLTTEFASTSLIYSDGGKIRQILFNLLSNAIKFTEAGTVTLRVWDEQRAGEPWLVFAVSDTGIGMAPDQLRRLFKPFVQADESTTRTYGGTGLGLALSQQLAAMLGGSISVESCPNVGSTFTLQIPVQCPEQSEATLVMAASPLVNSSAVA; from the coding sequence ATGCGGCTTTCTTTTCGCACAAAATTGCTTGGCTCAATTGCCCTCGACTTGGCCTTGATGATCGCCTTGGGTGTTTTTGCGTTAAACGGCTTTAGCAACGTTTTTCAAAAAGCCTCGATGATTGAGCAAATTACAATTCCTTCGCTTGATTTGAGCGATCGGATTAATTTTATCAGCACAAAATATCATGCCTTGCAGCTTGAATATATTATCAACAATAGCGCTGCTGATAAATCCCGCATCGAGGGTGAAATGCAAGCACTTGAGCAACAAATGGATGCTGCATTTGCTGCATATCGCCAGCTTGATACCACTATGGTCGAAGGTGAAACCTTGAACGCGGTGGCGATGGCTTGGCAACGTTTTGTGCAAGAAACCAACGAACAATTTTTGCCAACTGCCCGTTTGAGCAATACAGGCAGTGTGCAGCCAGCGCTCAACCGCCTCAATCCCTATTACGAAGATGTGCTCAGCGCAACCGATATTTTGGGTCAGTTGAGCCAAAATCAAGCCAACGAGGCCTTGGCTTCGGTTGGTCAAACCTTTGAATCAGTTCGTTTGGTGATTTATGGCGAAATTGCCTTTACGGTGCTGCTTTCGGGCGCAATTGGCTTGATGTTGGCAACTCGTACAGCACGGCGGATTCGCAATTTGACTGATGCTACGGTAGCCGTTGCTGGCGGCGACCTAGAACGCACGGTGCAAGTGCGCGGCGGCGATGAATTACAAACCTTGGCAAGCAACTTCAATAGTATGGTGCGTAGCTTGCGTGAACATCGCGATATGCTTGAACTCCGCAATGCTGAATTGGCTGAGAGTTTGTATGTGCAACAACAATTAACCGAGGATATTATTCGGCGCAAACAGGCCGAAGAAATGGCTTTACGCGCTCAGGCCGCAGCAGAAGCTGCAAGCCAAGCTAAAAGTATGTTTGTAGCAACTATGAGTCACGAATTGCGCACGCCGTTGAATGCAATTTTGGGCTATACCCAATTGCTACATCTGGGAGCCAAAGCTCGCGGCCAAGAAGATGTCTTGCCACAGCTTGAGCGAATTCGCTTGGCTGGTAAACATCTGCTGACCTTAGTTTCGAATGTACTTGATTTCTCCAAAATTGAGCATGGCAAGATGAACCTTGATCTTGGCGATGTGCAATTGGCCAGCTTAGTTGATGAAGTGATGGGGATTGTTCAGCCCTTAGCTGAAGCCCGTTTTGATCAACTGACGACTGAATTTGCTAGCACCAGCCTGATCTACAGCGATGGTGGCAAAATTCGCCAGATTTTATTCAACTTATTGAGCAATGCGATCAAATTTACTGAGGCTGGCACGGTGACCCTACGCGTGTGGGATGAGCAACGTGCTGGTGAGCCATGGCTGGTATTTGCGGTCAGCGATACTGGCATTGGTATGGCTCCTGATCAATTACGGCGTTTGTTTAAGCCATTTGTCCAAGCCGATGAATCGACGACCCGTACCTATGGCGGCACTGGCTTAGGCTTGGCGCTTAGTCAGCAACTTGCAGCGATGCTTGGCGGCTCGATCAGCGTTGAAAGCTGCCCCAATGTTGGCTCGACCTTTACATTGCAGATACCCGTTCAATGTCCAGAGCAATCTGAAGCTACGCTGGTGATGGCTGCATCACCACTGGTTAATTCGAGCGCTGTGGCCTAA
- the mtnP gene encoding S-methyl-5'-thioadenosine phosphorylase: protein MEPISIGIIGGSGLYAMEALTDRSEIQLTTPFGDPSDAVIVGNLAGQRVAFLPRHGRGHRFTPSEVPYRANIHALKQLEVRFILGVSAVGSLREELVPGHLVIPDQAIDRTKGVRPATFFGEGVVAHVAFGEPVCPHLSALVSKAAHAASNTTVHDGGTYCCMEGPQFSTKAESELYRSWGCSIIGMTLLPEAKLAREAEIAYANLSLVTDYDCWHPDHDNVTAAMVVETINRNVAAAQNTIAALIPLIDPAAVYPAHSALAHAVMTAPESIPAAARERLALLYRG from the coding sequence ATGGAACCTATTAGCATTGGAATTATTGGCGGCAGTGGGCTGTATGCAATGGAAGCCCTAACCGACCGCAGCGAAATACAACTTACAACTCCATTTGGCGATCCCAGCGATGCTGTGATTGTTGGCAATTTGGCTGGGCAACGAGTAGCTTTTTTGCCACGCCATGGTCGTGGGCATCGCTTTACCCCTTCGGAAGTACCCTATCGCGCTAATATTCATGCGCTCAAACAATTGGAAGTGCGCTTTATTCTTGGGGTTAGTGCAGTTGGCAGCTTGCGCGAAGAGTTGGTGCCTGGCCATTTGGTTATTCCTGATCAAGCGATTGATCGGACGAAGGGTGTGCGGCCTGCAACCTTCTTTGGCGAGGGTGTCGTGGCACATGTGGCGTTTGGCGAGCCAGTTTGCCCACATTTGAGTGCTTTGGTGAGCAAGGCTGCCCATGCTGCTAGCAACACAACCGTGCATGATGGTGGAACCTACTGCTGTATGGAAGGACCACAGTTTTCAACCAAGGCTGAGTCGGAGCTATATCGCAGTTGGGGTTGCTCGATTATTGGCATGACCTTATTGCCAGAAGCCAAACTTGCGCGAGAAGCCGAAATTGCCTATGCCAATCTTTCGCTCGTTACCGATTATGATTGCTGGCATCCTGATCATGATAATGTCACGGCGGCGATGGTGGTTGAAACGATCAATCGCAATGTAGCAGCCGCTCAAAATACGATTGCCGCATTGATTCCATTGATTGATCCAGCGGCGGTGTATCCAGCGCATTCGGCATTGGCCCATGCCGTGATGACTGCTCCAGAGTCGATTCCCGCAGCAGCGCGTGAACGTTTGGCCTTGCTCTATCGTGGCTAA